The stretch of DNA TCGAGATCGCGCGGATCAGCGTGTCTTCGTGATAAAGGTCCACCATCGCGCCGAGAGAGGAAAAAATCTCTTTCGTCGAGGTGATCTCGGGGGACGTGCCTTCGGCGCAAAGCTCGTGCAGCGAGGGTTCGAATTCGAATCGTCCTCTCACGAAACTCGTCGCGCAGCCGCCGGGCAAATTATGCTTTTCGAGCAGCAGCGTCTTATAACCGGCTTGCGCGATCGTCGCGGCGGCAACGAGGCCACCGTTTCCCGCGCCGACAACAATAACGTCGTATTCTTTCATCGGGGGATCTCCTTTCTTTCTTTATACTATAACTATACTCTAATTTCGTGCGTTTCGTCAATAGGGTTTGGCGGCGAAATCACCGATTTTTTATCTTTACAAACGAATTTTTCGCTTCTATAATTAAATTAAACGTATCGACCCCGAAATCCTTGAAAGGTTCGGAGAAAAAGGAGAAAAACGAAAATGAATTTCGAGTACGCGGTTTCCGCCGCGGGCAGGGTGAATATCATCGGCGAGCACGTCGACTATTGCGGAGGGAAGGTCTTCCCCGCCGCGCTCTCTTTGAAGAACACGATCTATATTCGGCGGGCGGAAGGAAAGTCGATCGAACTGAATTGGACGGATCTTCCGGATAAGGTCGTTCTCGATCTGACCGACCTCGAACGATATAAAACCGTGAAGCACGCGTCCTACTTCGCGGCTTGCGCCTACGTCTTACAAAAGATCGGCGTGGACGTCCCCGGAGCGGTCGTTTTATCCGATTGCACCGTCCCGTTCGGAAGCGGTTTGTCGTCGTCCGCCGCGATCGAGGTCTCGTTTATCGCCGCGCTCCTCGTCCTTGCGGGCGTTCGGAAGACTCCCGTCGAGATCGCGCTTCTCGCGCAGAGGGCGGAGCGGGAGTTCGTCGGCGCGGATTGCGGCATCATGGATCAGTACGCATCGGCTTGCGGCAAAAAGGATCACGCGCTTTTGTTATCTTGCGACACGCTTTCCTGCAAAGAAGTTCCGCTTCGCCTCGGCGACTATGCGCTCGTCCTCGCGAACACGAATAAACCGCATTCCCTGATCGGCGGGAAGTACGGCGAACGCAGAGCGGAAACGGCGCGTGCGTTCGAGCTTTTGAAGAACCGCACGGGCGCGCCTTGTCTCGCCGCCGTAACGAAAGAAGAACTCGAAGCGAATAAAGAGGTTTTGCCCGAGCTTTTATACAGGAGAGCGAAGCACGTCGTCGAAGAAGTCGCGCGCGTCGAACAAGCCGCGGTCGCGATGGAGACGGGAGATCTCGCCGCCCTCGGCGGGCTCGTCAAAGCGTCGCACGCGTCCTTGCGCGATCTGTTCGAAGTGACCGGCAAGGAACTCGATTCACTCGCGGCGGCGGCAAACGATTTCGGCGGGTGTCTCGGCTCGCGCATGACGGGCGGCGGCTTCGGCGGCTCGACGGTCTCGATCGTCAAAAGGAGCGAGATCGCGCGGTTCGAAAAAGAAGTCGGGGCGCGCTATGAAAAAGAGATCGGCTATCCTGCGAGTTTTTACGTCGCGGAGATCGCGGACGGGTTAAAGATCGAGAGGCTCTGAGAATGAAAACGGCGGGTGAAGGCGAAAAGAGATCGTCCGCGTCTCAAATGACGGGAAAAAAGAGGAGAGAGGTCGTCGCCGCGCTGATCGAGCGAGGCGATCGCTTTATGATCTGCCGCCGCCCCGAAGGGAAGGCGCGCGCAGGGCTTTGGGAATTCGTCGGCGGAAAAGCGGAAGAGGGCGAAAGCCTCGAAGACGCGCTCGTCCGCGAATGCGAGGAAGAGATCGGAGTCCGAGTCAAAGTCGGGAGCGTCTTTGCTTCTGTCGTCCACGACTATGCGGATATCTCCGTCCATCTTACGATCTTTCGCGCTTCGATCGTAAGCGGCGAGCCCCGCTCGATGGAGGGAAACGCGATCGCTTGGATCACGCCCGCCGAGATCCCGAATTATTCTTTCTGCGACGCGGATATCGAAATCATGCGTGCGATTTTCGAGAGAGGCGGGATCGATTGAAGTTTCCCCGCCTTTTTTATTTGACAAACTCTCTTGACGATAGGATATATAAATGATAAAATAATTTATTATATTGTCGAAAAATAAAGAGGCGAAAGCCTCCTTCGCTCCCCGCGATATTTTTTTCGGAAAACAAAATACTATCATCAAATGAAGGGATCTATGGACGTTACGATTATTCAATTTCAACAGCATGGGGATTCCCGCGGCAATCTCGTCGCGGCGGAACTCGGGAAAGAGCTCCCTTTCCCCGTTCGACGCGTTTATTATATTTACGGAGTCAAAGGCGCGCAACGCAGAGGCTTTCACGCGCATAAAGCGTTAAATCAAGTTTTGATCGCGATCGCGGGTTCTTGTAAGATTTTGCTGGATAACGGAAAAGAGAAAACCGTCGTTTCGCTTGACAAACCGACGGAAGGTCTTTTTATCGGAAAAGATACTTGGAGAGAAATGTTCGATTTTTCCGAGAACGCAGTCCTTCTTTCGCTCGCTTCCGCGGAGTATGACGAAAGCGATTACATTCGAGACTACGGCGCGTTTTTGAAGTACTTAGAGGAGAAAAACAAATGAAAGTTCCGTTTCAATCTTTCGTAAAAATGCACGAGGCGATTCGCCCCGAACTTACGGCGAAGTTCAACGCCGTGATGGATAGAAACTATTTTATCATGGGAGAGGAGCACAAAAACTTCGAGAAAGATTTCGCATCGTACGTCGGCGCGAAGTTTGCGCTCGGTTGCGGCAACGGGCTTGACGCGCTTCATATCATTTTGAAAGCGCTCGGCGTCGGAGAGGGCGCGGAAGTCATCGTTCCTTCCGATACGTATATCGCGACGGCGCTTGCGGTGTCCTATGCGGGCGCGCGCCCCGTTTTCGTCGAACCCAAAGCGGGGACGTTTAATATCGATCCCGAAAAAATCGAAGAAAAGATCACGGAAAAGACCAAGGCGATCATGGTCGTTCATCTGTACGGGCGTCCCGCCGATATGGATCCGATCATGGCGATCGCGAAGAAACGCGGTTTGTTCGTCATCGAAGACTGCGCGCAGGCGCACGGCGCAAAATATAAAGGGCAAAAAGTCGGGACGTTCGGTGATGCGGCGGGTTTCAGCTTTTATCCCGGGAAAAACCTCGGCGCGCTCGGCGACGGAGGCGCGATCGTGACGAACGACGAAGCGCTCGCGAAAAAATGCACGATGCTCCGCAACTACGGTTCGGAGATCAAATATCAACACGATTACAAGGGTTTCAATTCCCGCTTGGACGAAATGCAAGCGGCTTTCTTGGACGCGAAACTCCCGCATCTCGACGATTGGAACGACGAGCGTAAAAGAATCGCCGCGCGCTATCTCGAAGGAATCGAAAACCCGTTGATTACCCTCCCGCTTCCGAGCGACGAAACGTTCGATTGCGTTTGGCATATTTTCGCGATCCGCACTAAGGAAAGAGCCGCGCTCGAAGCCTATCTCGCGGAAAAGGGAATCGGGACGTTGAAGCACTATCCGATCCCGATGCATCTTCAAAAAGCCTATCTCGATCTCGGCTACAAGGCGGGCGATCTTCCGCTTGCCGAAGAGATCTCCGCCACGGAGCTCAGTTTGCCTTTGTTTATCGGTATGTCGGACGACGAGATCCGCTACGTTATCGACGCGTTAAACGCATTTAGGGTTTAAGATGTTTGAATTGCAGTCGTTCGTTTTAGGCAAGACGCCGTCGAGAAGGCAGCTTCTCGAATATGCGCCGATATCTCGAAACGCAGTGAAGGTTTGCGTGTATCGCAATCACTCCTTTGAACTGGTCGAGCATACGATCGGTGCTTTTTTGGATTTCGCGGGGCTGAAAGCCAATTTCGTTTACAGCGATTACGACGACAGCTTGTCCTTTATCGATCTTCCGCCCGACGCGGATCTGTTGATCCTGTGGCTCGATCTTGCGCGCTATAAGATCGCGTCCGTCGAAACCTTCGTAAACGAGCGTATCGCCGCTTTGAAAACGTCTTTCAAGAAACCGGTGTTGCTCGTCCCCGTCGGAGGCGCGATCAAAGCATCCGTTCCGACGCTCGATCTTTCCGAGCTGCAAAAAGAACTCGGAGACCGTTTCTTTGACGAAAGGCTCGAAAGCGCGACGGGAACGAGGCTTTCTTCCGCGGCGTTGATCCTAATCGCGAAGGAACTCGGTTTGCGCTATATTCCCGCGCTTACGCTTTCTCCTTTGAAAGGCATCGTCGTCGATTTGGATAACACGCTTTACGAGGGCGTCCTCGGGGAGGACGGAGCGGACGGCGTTCGATTGACCGACGGGCATAAGAAATTGCAGTCGTTTTTGAAAGAAAAGGCGGAAAACGGTTGGTTCGTTTGCGTCGCTTCCAAAAACGACGAAAGGGACGTTTTCGATCTTTTTGAAAAACGCAAAGATTTCCCGTTGAAGAGATCCGACTTTACGATGATTTGCGCTTCTTGGAGCGAGAAATCCGAATCCGTCAAAAAAATCCTCAAAGCGTTGAACGTCGGCGCGGACAGCCTTTTGTTTGTGGACGATAACGCGGGAGAGGTCTCCTCTATGGCGGCAGCGTATCCTCAAATGAAGACGCTCCTTGCTTCCTCGGACGGAGAAGAAACCTATCGGATGCTTTCTTTTTATCCCGGTCTGATGAAATTCGCGATCGGTTCGGACGACAAGATCCGAAAGGCGGACGTTCAGTCCAACGCGTTACGGAATGAAATGCAGGCGAAGTTTTCCAAGGAAGATTATATCCGTTCGCTTGAAATGAAGATCGTCTTTTCCGTGGACGCCGTCGATTCGGCGCCGCGTATCGCGGAACTCGCGAATAAGACGAATCAATTCATTTTCAATTATAAGCGTTATAAGCAGGATGAAGTCCTTTCGCTGATGAGCGGGAAGGATTCCGTCGTCGTCTCGGCGAAACTTTCGGATAAACTTTCCGACAGCGGCACCGTCGGCGTCGTCGCGGGCAAAAAGATCGGCGACGGATCGTTTGATCTCGAAGAGTGTTTCGTCAGCTGCCGCGCGCTCGGCAGAGGAATCGACGATATCCTCGTCCTCGGAATGATCCGAACGGCGATGAAAGAAGTCGGCGCGGATCGACTTATCGTGCGCTTTCAAAAGGGCGAACGGAATCTCCCCGCGGAAACGTTCGTCGAAAAATACTTGAAAAAATTCGTAAACGCTTCGAAGGCGTTTGCGTTCGATCGGGACGATTCTCTCGTTCAAATCGAAATAATCAAAGGAAGGTAAAATATGGAAAACGTTTTGGAGATCGTTGCGTCCGTCATGCGCAAAGACAAGGCTTTTTTGAAGGAGAACTTGGACACGGAAAACCTTTGGAATTCTCTGACCAAGGTCGAGATCATCCTGTCGATCGAAGAGGAATGCGATATTCTTTTCGAGCAAGAGGAAGTTAAAGAGATCACGACTCTTCGCAAACTTTTGGAAGTCGTCGAGGCAAAAGAGGCATGAAGCATAAGATCTCGGTCGAAGGGTTCGGCTATCGCTTGCGCCCCGTAAAGCTTTCCGACGCGGCGTTTATCATCGCCGTGCGGCTGGAAGACGCGGAAAGAAACAAGTTTATCCACGCGATCTCTCCGGACGTTTCTTTGCAGGAAGCGTGGATCGAGCGCTATTTTCTTCGCGAAGGAGATTATTATTTCGTCGTCGAGAATCGGATCACGGGCGAGGGCGAAGGTTTGATCGGCGTCTATGACGTCAAAGACGGAAAAGCAGAGTGGGGCAGATGGGTCGTCAAAAAAGATTCGCTCGCCGCGGTCGAAAGCGTCGACCTCGCGTATCGCGCCGCGTTTGAAAAGATCGGATTGGACGAGCTGTATTGCAGAACCGTTCAGGATAACGCGGAAGTCGTCTCTTTCCATGAAAGCATCGGAGAGAAAACGCGCGGCGTCATCGAAAACGCTTTCGAGATCAACGGAGCGACCTATAACGCGGTCGAACAGTACGCGGACAGAGAAATTTTCTATTCCGAGATCCATCCCCTTTTGGAAAAAAAGGCGGCGATGATCTTCAAAAGAAATATGAAACTCGCGATCGGAGATTTCGAGTTTCATCATATCGGCGTCGCGTCCAAAGATATAGAGAAGGATTTTTCGGCGTTCTCTTTCTTGGGTTACACGCGTTCGAGCGCCGTTTTCGAAGACGAGGAGCAGGGAATCCGAGGCGTCTTTTTGGAAGCGAAGGGGCAGCCGAGGCTGGAACTTCTATCCAATCTCGAAGGGCGGGAGACCGTCTCTCCGATGCTCGAATCGGGGAATAAAATGTATCATTTCGGATACTGTGTGTCCGACGTTGAAAAGGCGTTGGACGTTTTTATCAAAGCGAAGGCGAAAGTGATTTCGCCCTTGAAACCGTCGACATATTTCGGAAAAAGGATATGCTTCCTTCTTATGCCGAATCTGTACATGGTGGAACTCATCGAGAAGTAATCACGGAGTTATAAAAAATGGCAAGGATTTTGATTTCTATCAGAAACGGGTGGCGCAGACCGGATGACTTTAACGCGATGCCGCCGTTTTACGAAACGTTTTTAAAAGGGTTGCAGAATGCGGGAAACGAAGTGTTTTGTTTTCAGCATAAGGAGTACAGCCGCAATTTTTCCACGCCGATCCCGGAAGATATGAAAAGGATGATCCGATCTTTCGATCCCGAGCTATGTATCTTGTTCAACAACACGTTTTGGGATATATCGGATCTGGTGGATTGCCCGATTTTGATTTATGACGTCGATTCTCCGATCGAGTACACGCATAAAGATAATTTGGAGGCGAACCCGAGCCGTTATAAATTCATCATCAATCAAAAACAAGGCGCGGAAC from Clostridia bacterium encodes:
- a CDS encoding (deoxy)nucleoside triphosphate pyrophosphohydrolase, whose product is MTGKKRREVVAALIERGDRFMICRRPEGKARAGLWEFVGGKAEEGESLEDALVRECEEEIGVRVKVGSVFASVVHDYADISVHLTIFRASIVSGEPRSMEGNAIAWITPAEIPNYSFCDADIEIMRAIFERGGID
- a CDS encoding FdtA/QdtA family cupin domain-containing protein; this encodes MDVTIIQFQQHGDSRGNLVAAELGKELPFPVRRVYYIYGVKGAQRRGFHAHKALNQVLIAIAGSCKILLDNGKEKTVVSLDKPTEGLFIGKDTWREMFDFSENAVLLSLASAEYDESDYIRDYGAFLKYLEEKNK
- a CDS encoding HAD-IIIC family phosphatase → MFELQSFVLGKTPSRRQLLEYAPISRNAVKVCVYRNHSFELVEHTIGAFLDFAGLKANFVYSDYDDSLSFIDLPPDADLLILWLDLARYKIASVETFVNERIAALKTSFKKPVLLVPVGGAIKASVPTLDLSELQKELGDRFFDERLESATGTRLSSAALILIAKELGLRYIPALTLSPLKGIVVDLDNTLYEGVLGEDGADGVRLTDGHKKLQSFLKEKAENGWFVCVASKNDERDVFDLFEKRKDFPLKRSDFTMICASWSEKSESVKKILKALNVGADSLLFVDDNAGEVSSMAAAYPQMKTLLASSDGEETYRMLSFYPGLMKFAIGSDDKIRKADVQSNALRNEMQAKFSKEDYIRSLEMKIVFSVDAVDSAPRIAELANKTNQFIFNYKRYKQDEVLSLMSGKDSVVVSAKLSDKLSDSGTVGVVAGKKIGDGSFDLEECFVSCRALGRGIDDILVLGMIRTAMKEVGADRLIVRFQKGERNLPAETFVEKYLKKFVNASKAFAFDRDDSLVQIEIIKGR
- a CDS encoding DegT/DnrJ/EryC1/StrS family aminotransferase — translated: MKVPFQSFVKMHEAIRPELTAKFNAVMDRNYFIMGEEHKNFEKDFASYVGAKFALGCGNGLDALHIILKALGVGEGAEVIVPSDTYIATALAVSYAGARPVFVEPKAGTFNIDPEKIEEKITEKTKAIMVVHLYGRPADMDPIMAIAKKRGLFVIEDCAQAHGAKYKGQKVGTFGDAAGFSFYPGKNLGALGDGGAIVTNDEALAKKCTMLRNYGSEIKYQHDYKGFNSRLDEMQAAFLDAKLPHLDDWNDERKRIAARYLEGIENPLITLPLPSDETFDCVWHIFAIRTKERAALEAYLAEKGIGTLKHYPIPMHLQKAYLDLGYKAGDLPLAEEISATELSLPLFIGMSDDEIRYVIDALNAFRV
- a CDS encoding GNAT family N-acetyltransferase, coding for MKHKISVEGFGYRLRPVKLSDAAFIIAVRLEDAERNKFIHAISPDVSLQEAWIERYFLREGDYYFVVENRITGEGEGLIGVYDVKDGKAEWGRWVVKKDSLAAVESVDLAYRAAFEKIGLDELYCRTVQDNAEVVSFHESIGEKTRGVIENAFEINGATYNAVEQYADREIFYSEIHPLLEKKAAMIFKRNMKLAIGDFEFHHIGVASKDIEKDFSAFSFLGYTRSSAVFEDEEQGIRGVFLEAKGQPRLELLSNLEGRETVSPMLESGNKMYHFGYCVSDVEKALDVFIKAKAKVISPLKPSTYFGKRICFLLMPNLYMVELIEK
- the galK gene encoding galactokinase, which produces MNFEYAVSAAGRVNIIGEHVDYCGGKVFPAALSLKNTIYIRRAEGKSIELNWTDLPDKVVLDLTDLERYKTVKHASYFAACAYVLQKIGVDVPGAVVLSDCTVPFGSGLSSSAAIEVSFIAALLVLAGVRKTPVEIALLAQRAEREFVGADCGIMDQYASACGKKDHALLLSCDTLSCKEVPLRLGDYALVLANTNKPHSLIGGKYGERRAETARAFELLKNRTGAPCLAAVTKEELEANKEVLPELLYRRAKHVVEEVARVEQAAVAMETGDLAALGGLVKASHASLRDLFEVTGKELDSLAAAANDFGGCLGSRMTGGGFGGSTVSIVKRSEIARFEKEVGARYEKEIGYPASFYVAEIADGLKIERL